The following proteins are co-located in the Macadamia integrifolia cultivar HAES 741 chromosome 3, SCU_Mint_v3, whole genome shotgun sequence genome:
- the LOC122073394 gene encoding PHAF1 protein At3g51130 isoform X1, with translation MIQRPRRRCEGTAMGAITLDLRPGMGIGPFTLGMPICEAFAQIEQQPNIYDVVHVKYLDEEPLKLDIVISFPDHGFHIRFDPWSQRLRLIEVFDVKRLQMRYATSLIGGPSTLATFVAVYALFGPTFPGIYDKDRGVYTLFYPGLSFAFPIPTQYTDCCHDGEAELPLEFPDGTTPVTCRVSIYDSSTDSKVGVGSVMDKAIAPPLPAGSLYMEEVHAKLGEELWFTVGGQHIPFGASPQDVWTELGRPCGIHQKQVDQMVIHSASDPRPRTTLCGDYFYNYFTRGLDILFDGQTHKIKKFVLHTNFPGHADFNSYIKCNFLIYSSDVEGHLEEGNAPKNCITPNTKWEQVKEILGDCGRAAIQTQGSASNPFGSTFVYGYQNVAFEVMKNGYIATVTLFQS, from the exons ATGATACAAAGACCTAGAAGAAGGTGCGAGGGCACGGCCATGGGAGCCATCACTCTTGATCTCCGTCCTGGCATGGGAATCGGACCTTTTACACTCG GGATGCCAATATGTGAAGCATTTGCTCAAATAGAACAGCAGCCCAATATATACGATGTAGTCCATGTAAAGTACCTTGATGAG GAGCCATTAAAGTTGGATATCGTTATTAGTTTTCCGGATCATGGTTTCCATATTCGCTTTGATCCTTGGTCCCAG AGGCTTCGCCTTATTGAAGTTTTTGATGTTAAACGACTTCAAATGCGTTATGCTACTTCTCTCATTGG GGGACCGTCCACTTTAGCTACTTTTGTTGCTGTTTATGCACTTTTTGGTCCAACATTCCCTGGGATTTATGACAAAGACAGAGGGGTTTACACTCTTTTCTACCCG GGTTTATCCTTTGCTTTCCCAATTCCAACTCAGTATACAGATTGCTGCCACGATGGGGAAG CGGAGTTGCCACTTGAGTTTCCAGATGGGACCACCCCAGTTACATGTCGTGTCTCGATATATGATAGCTCTACTGACAGCAAAGTTGGTGTAGGATCTGTTATGGATAAGGCTATAGCTCCTCCGTTACCTGCTGGCAGTCTCTACATGGAGGAGGTGCATGcaaag CTTGGGGAAGAGCTGTGGTTTACTGTGGGTGGTCAGCATATTCCTTTTGGTGCATCGCCACAG GATGTCTGGACTGAATTAGGTCGTCCTTGTGGAATCCATCAAAAGCAg GTTGACCAAATGGTGATTCACTCTGCATCAGACCCTCGTCCCCGAACTACTCTCTGTGGGGATTATTTTTACAATTATTTCACTCGTGGTCTTGACATATTATTTGATGGACAG ACGCATAAAATCAAGAAGTTTGTTTTGCATACCAACTTTCCTGGACATGCGGACTTCAATTCATACATAAAATGCAACTTCCTAATCTACAGTTCTGATG TTGAAGGACATTTGGAAGAAGGAAATGCTCCTAAGAACTGCATTACTCCAAACACAAAATGGGAACAAGTAAAG GAGATCCTTGGGGATTGTGGGCGAGCTGCCATACAAACACAAGGATCTGCAAGCAATCCTTTTGGGTCTACTTTCGTATATGGGTATCAAAATGTTGCTTTTGAG GTTATGAAAAATGGTTATATTGCCACAGTAACCCTCTTTCAGTCGTGA
- the LOC122073394 gene encoding PHAF1 protein At3g51130 isoform X2 translates to MIQRPRRRCEGTAMGAITLDLRPGMGIGPFTLGMPICEAFAQIEQQPNIYDVVHVKYLDEEPLKLDIVISFPDHGFHIRFDPWSQRLRLIEVFDVKRLQMRYATSLIGGPSTLATFVAVYALFGPTFPGIYDKDRGVYTLFYPGLSFAFPIPTQYTDCCHDGEAELPLEFPDGTTPVTCRVSIYDSSTDSKVGVGSVMDKAIAPPLPAGSLYMEEVHAKLGEELWFTVGGQHIPFGASPQVDQMVIHSASDPRPRTTLCGDYFYNYFTRGLDILFDGQTHKIKKFVLHTNFPGHADFNSYIKCNFLIYSSDVEGHLEEGNAPKNCITPNTKWEQVKEILGDCGRAAIQTQGSASNPFGSTFVYGYQNVAFEVMKNGYIATVTLFQS, encoded by the exons ATGATACAAAGACCTAGAAGAAGGTGCGAGGGCACGGCCATGGGAGCCATCACTCTTGATCTCCGTCCTGGCATGGGAATCGGACCTTTTACACTCG GGATGCCAATATGTGAAGCATTTGCTCAAATAGAACAGCAGCCCAATATATACGATGTAGTCCATGTAAAGTACCTTGATGAG GAGCCATTAAAGTTGGATATCGTTATTAGTTTTCCGGATCATGGTTTCCATATTCGCTTTGATCCTTGGTCCCAG AGGCTTCGCCTTATTGAAGTTTTTGATGTTAAACGACTTCAAATGCGTTATGCTACTTCTCTCATTGG GGGACCGTCCACTTTAGCTACTTTTGTTGCTGTTTATGCACTTTTTGGTCCAACATTCCCTGGGATTTATGACAAAGACAGAGGGGTTTACACTCTTTTCTACCCG GGTTTATCCTTTGCTTTCCCAATTCCAACTCAGTATACAGATTGCTGCCACGATGGGGAAG CGGAGTTGCCACTTGAGTTTCCAGATGGGACCACCCCAGTTACATGTCGTGTCTCGATATATGATAGCTCTACTGACAGCAAAGTTGGTGTAGGATCTGTTATGGATAAGGCTATAGCTCCTCCGTTACCTGCTGGCAGTCTCTACATGGAGGAGGTGCATGcaaag CTTGGGGAAGAGCTGTGGTTTACTGTGGGTGGTCAGCATATTCCTTTTGGTGCATCGCCACAG GTTGACCAAATGGTGATTCACTCTGCATCAGACCCTCGTCCCCGAACTACTCTCTGTGGGGATTATTTTTACAATTATTTCACTCGTGGTCTTGACATATTATTTGATGGACAG ACGCATAAAATCAAGAAGTTTGTTTTGCATACCAACTTTCCTGGACATGCGGACTTCAATTCATACATAAAATGCAACTTCCTAATCTACAGTTCTGATG TTGAAGGACATTTGGAAGAAGGAAATGCTCCTAAGAACTGCATTACTCCAAACACAAAATGGGAACAAGTAAAG GAGATCCTTGGGGATTGTGGGCGAGCTGCCATACAAACACAAGGATCTGCAAGCAATCCTTTTGGGTCTACTTTCGTATATGGGTATCAAAATGTTGCTTTTGAG GTTATGAAAAATGGTTATATTGCCACAGTAACCCTCTTTCAGTCGTGA